DNA sequence from the Herpetosiphon gulosus genome:
TGTCAATCGTCGCCCGATAGTGCTCTGTGATCGTTAGCAATACTGCCCAACCAGATTCTCGGCAATGCTGCTCACCTGGTTCTCGCCATTGACCCGGTTTTCTGACCAGCCCATTGCTGATCAGCCCTCGTTCGCGGCCTCGTTCTGGTCGGCGCTTGGCAATGGCTCACCACTGCCCCGTCGACCCGCCGCCCGGTAGCTCCGGCCCGTCATCACGACCGTTTCCGCGTGGTGCGCCAAGCGATCTAACCCCGCACTCGCGAGCAGCGGGTTCCCAAACAGCTCTGGCCACTCCGTCGGTGCGCGGTTGCTCGTCAGCACAATGCTGCCCTGTTCATACCGTTCGCAGATCACGTCATACAGATCCTCCGCTCCTTGGGCACTCAGCGCGCGGAGGCCAAAGTCGTCCAGAATCAGCACGGCTGGCCGCAGATAACTCTCCAGCCGCCGTTCTTGACTCCCATCAGCCCGTCCGCTGTGCAGGTGCTGCACCAGTTTGTGGGTGTTCACATACACCACCGGGTAGCCTTGCCGACACGCTTCATGCCCCAACGCTTGGGCCAGATGCGACTTGCCGACCCCGGCTGGCCCACAGATCAGCACATTGCGCTTCTGACGGATATACTCGCCACTGGCCAGTGCGAGAA
Encoded proteins:
- the istB gene encoding IS21-like element helper ATPase IstB; this encodes MELTHQLSGPLKQLRLSGMLETLVARTRQAVDGKWSYEEFLARLVEDEVERRAQKQLVQRLRRANVQTSKTLEGFDFSFNPGINRQQILALASGEYIRQKRNVLICGPAGVGKSHLAQALGHEACRQGYPVVYVNTHKLVQHLHSGRADGSQERRLESYLRPAVLILDDFGLRALSAQGAEDLYDVICERYEQGSIVLTSNRAPTEWPELFGNPLLASAGLDRLAHHAETVVMTGRSYRAAGRRGSGEPLPSADQNEAANEG